One window of Streptomyces sp. NBC_00582 genomic DNA carries:
- a CDS encoding VWA domain-containing protein codes for MPTTHSLEKTSAISLDEVAGTAPDLIDMYKDAETSLRDRDLIGRRAAVYLVIDRSLSMKPYFGNGTVQRLSDQILSLSAHLDDDGTVPVGFFSDEMHTLARSRLLRRPQAFEEVALGAHQGRIAQLHNSLGRMGGTHYRPAMEAVLDHYRGSKAFKASIPAFVVFQTDGGPQDESATRDFLHATAHENVRWQFVPFGAERQFDLLGRLPGNTGISAVGANPLALSNAELYNRLVTGLPRI; via the coding sequence ATGCCCACTACCCACTCCCTTGAGAAGACGTCGGCCATCAGCCTCGACGAGGTCGCCGGAACCGCGCCCGACCTCATCGACATGTACAAGGACGCTGAGACCAGTCTCCGAGACCGCGACCTCATCGGCAGGCGCGCCGCCGTCTACCTGGTGATCGACCGCTCCCTCTCGATGAAGCCGTACTTCGGCAATGGAACCGTCCAGCGACTGAGCGACCAGATCCTCAGCCTCTCCGCGCACCTCGACGACGACGGCACGGTCCCGGTCGGATTCTTCTCCGACGAGATGCACACACTCGCACGGAGCCGTCTGCTCCGGCGCCCGCAGGCTTTCGAGGAAGTGGCCCTGGGCGCCCACCAAGGCCGCATCGCCCAACTCCACAACTCCCTGGGCCGCATGGGCGGCACCCACTACCGCCCGGCCATGGAGGCGGTCCTCGACCACTACCGTGGATCCAAGGCATTCAAAGCATCGATCCCCGCCTTCGTCGTGTTCCAGACCGACGGAGGACCGCAGGACGAATCAGCCACCCGCGACTTCCTCCATGCCACCGCCCACGAGAACGTGCGCTGGCAGTTCGTCCCGTTCGGCGCGGAGCGTCAGTTCGACCTCCTCGGGCGACTCCCCGGAAACACCGGCATCAGCGCCGTCGGCGCCAACCCGCTGGCCCTGTCCAACGCCGAGCTCTACAACCGCCTGGTCACTGGGCTTCCCCGCATCTGA
- a CDS encoding WhiB family transcriptional regulator has product MTSMTADFPPQDATEIGSALAETYSVAALANGGYLAGPDGQTVASQMREPQLREALLLGRCGGTNDVNAFYQRDEEPAEEWMTRRECTIAQYCAPCPVAAACLELALRYPEHPRDLAVRGGTTEEMQLTLGKADHERLAKACALDARPAEQRVERLRAAREVKRLTQSHIGLSVKPDVRKTNHTELKAAVAHHERLQGEYRRVTGWAA; this is encoded by the coding sequence ATGACCAGCATGACAGCCGACTTCCCCCCACAGGACGCCACCGAGATCGGCAGCGCCCTCGCCGAGACCTACTCGGTAGCCGCTCTGGCCAACGGCGGCTACCTGGCCGGCCCCGACGGGCAGACCGTCGCCAGCCAGATGCGCGAGCCCCAGCTGCGCGAGGCCCTCCTGCTGGGACGCTGCGGCGGCACGAACGACGTCAATGCCTTCTACCAGCGCGACGAAGAGCCGGCCGAAGAGTGGATGACGCGTCGCGAGTGCACCATCGCCCAGTACTGCGCACCGTGCCCGGTGGCCGCCGCCTGCCTCGAACTCGCCCTGCGCTACCCCGAGCACCCCCGCGACCTGGCGGTGCGCGGCGGCACCACCGAGGAGATGCAGTTGACCCTCGGTAAAGCCGACCACGAGCGACTGGCCAAGGCCTGCGCCCTCGACGCCAGGCCGGCCGAACAGCGCGTCGAGCGGCTGCGCGCGGCCCGCGAGGTGAAAAGGCTGACCCAGTCCCACATCGGCCTCTCGGTCAAGCCGGACGTCCGGAAGACGAACCACACCGAGCTCAAGGCCGCGGTCGCCCACCACGAGCGGCTCCAGGGCGAGTACCGGCGCGTGACGGGGTGGGCCGCATGA
- a CDS encoding GntR family transcriptional regulator — protein MATTPTSRRSLADQLRTEILNGEPDRAPGTIVSGRQLAEHLGCARKTLIAAMQILEQEGLIRAVPKVGYMILSPAAAFEARVDEHGHVRPALAQAGDTAEPVTTAFCKASDVVADALGGPPEMSVVLRQSVLGRTGAPWAVREMYVPRGIADAAPRLLDPDLVDEAGILDAAGLKETGHLHTISARLATDQETALLKSRTAVALSVQRVSYSGEQARSCEFMIIRADRVSLTDWSGNVPNYGEPDAK, from the coding sequence ATGGCCACGACCCCGACCAGCAGGCGCAGCCTCGCCGACCAACTGCGTACTGAGATCCTCAACGGCGAACCCGACCGTGCGCCCGGCACTATCGTGTCCGGGCGTCAGCTCGCCGAGCATCTCGGATGTGCACGCAAGACGCTGATCGCGGCCATGCAAATCCTTGAGCAGGAGGGCTTGATCAGGGCAGTTCCCAAGGTCGGCTACATGATCCTTTCGCCTGCTGCCGCCTTCGAGGCACGCGTCGACGAACACGGCCACGTCCGGCCCGCCCTCGCGCAGGCCGGCGACACGGCCGAGCCGGTCACCACGGCGTTCTGCAAGGCGTCCGACGTTGTCGCCGACGCGCTGGGCGGACCGCCGGAGATGAGCGTCGTCCTGCGCCAGAGCGTCCTCGGCCGAACCGGCGCCCCCTGGGCAGTGCGAGAGATGTACGTGCCGCGGGGCATCGCCGACGCCGCCCCCCGGCTCCTGGATCCAGATCTCGTCGACGAGGCCGGAATCCTGGACGCGGCCGGCCTGAAGGAGACCGGGCACCTGCACACCATCTCGGCGCGGCTGGCGACGGACCAGGAGACGGCGCTACTCAAGTCACGGACCGCCGTGGCGCTTTCAGTGCAGCGCGTGAGCTACAGCGGGGAGCAGGCGCGGAGTTGTGAGTTTATGATCATCCGGGCCGATAGAGTCAGCTTGACTGATTGGTCTGGAAATGTGCCTAACTATGGTGAACCTGACGCGAAATGA
- a CDS encoding SsgA family sporulation/cell division regulator, whose amino-acid sequence MTLVTEHDVRVPVPVRLYYLSADPYAVQLSFDISPDEVVRWTFARELLAQGMTAPAGIGDVKITPIGTTQNPSFSIELETSEGFARLEGMATPVKSWLDKTYEAVPAGSESDALDIDSILEELLAH is encoded by the coding sequence ATGACGCTCGTGACCGAGCACGACGTGCGAGTCCCCGTGCCCGTGAGGCTCTACTACCTGAGCGCCGACCCCTACGCCGTCCAGCTCTCCTTCGACATCTCGCCCGACGAGGTGGTCCGGTGGACGTTCGCCCGCGAACTGCTGGCGCAAGGCATGACGGCGCCCGCCGGCATCGGGGACGTGAAGATCACCCCCATCGGGACCACCCAGAACCCCAGCTTCAGCATCGAGCTGGAGACCTCCGAGGGATTCGCGCGCCTCGAAGGCATGGCGACCCCCGTCAAGTCCTGGCTCGACAAGACCTACGAGGCGGTCCCCGCAGGAAGCGAGTCCGACGCGCTCGACATCGACAGCATCCTCGAAGAACTCCTGGCCCACTGA